The genomic region GAAAATTTCTAGCATAAACGTATGTACTACCTTGTGTCGCCCTaactattatttatttatttatttttgtttgttgtcGCAGGCTATCTTCAAATCATTCTAGACGACGAATGCTAAGTTTTTCTACATAGTTGCAGAATTTTTTGGATATTGCTATTATAATTTTTTCTGCACACCACTCACTGCAGGGTGGCCAACCCCTCTCTCCTGCTAAAGGTAACCCGGAGCCCATTCTTCATGTACAAGGTGGTGGTCAGCTTGGGCTTCACCTCCTGTCCCTCCACCACCTCCACGCGGTACCTCAGTAGTATCGACGCCGCCACCATCTTCATCTGCATGTAGGCGAACTTCTTCCCGACGCACAGCCTCGGCCCGGCGTTGAACACCGTATACTTGAACTGGCTCTCGGTGACGAGTATGCCATCCTTTATCCACCTCTCTGGCCGGAATTCCCTGCAGTCCTTCCCCCATATCCGCTCCATCCTCGCCATCGAGTATATCGAGTAGAACACCCTTGCCCCCTTCTTGACTACGCTCCCATCGGGGAGAATGTCGTCCTCGAGCACTTCTTTGAAGTCGAGCGGCACCGACGGATACAGTCGAAGGGACTCCGACAACGCTGCTTGGAGGTACTCCATTCTTTTAAGCTCTTCGACCGTGAAGACGATGTTGTCGTCCGGGCGGCAAACTTCGTCTTGCCGCCTTTTGATGGTCTCTGATATCTCATCGAGAATCCGTTCCTCCACCTGAGGGTGTTGGTGCAGAAGCCAGAAGAACCAGGCCAGTGCAACCGAGCTGGTGTCCCGGCCAGCGAGTATGAAACTGATGCAGAAGTCTTTGAGAAGCTTATCCGAGAAATTGCACTCCATGCCGCCATGACCACCCTCCTTGACTCCGGCCTCCATTAGTCTCGACAGGAGATCGGACCGCTTATCCAATCCTTTGAGCTTTCGGAGTTCAGCTCGCCGGTCCGACACGGTCTTCTCGGCAAACGTGTGGACTGTTCGGATAGCCACCTTGAGCCGCTTCTCGGAGCCGACGTCGAGATGCTTCATTATCTTCCACACGAACGGCGGCACGATGAACCGGAACAGCGTGAGCTCCGTCGCCTGCTCGAAAGCCTTGGCGAAGGGGATCACCGGCAGGTCGACGGCGAGGCAGCCGGGGTCGACCCCAAAAGCAGCGGTGCAGATGTTGTCGAAGGTGAACCGGAGGAACACGTCCTGGAGGTCCACGCTCTGCCCGGCCGCCGACAGCCTGTCGAGCAGCACGAGCAGCCTGCGGTTGACGAGCTCTCGCACGGTCTCCGCCGAGTATTCGGCGAAGCGGCCGGAATGCATCTCAGCGGTGGCGGCGCGCCGCTGGGCTCGCCACCCCTGGTCGTCGGCATTGAAGATGCCATCGCCGAGGAAGTCGCCGAAGCGCTCGCGGTAGTACCGGCCCTTGGGGAAGTTGGAGAACCGAATCTTGAGCATGTACTCAATGTTGGCCGGCTCGACAGTAATGACGCCATGG from Phoenix dactylifera cultivar Barhee BC4 unplaced genomic scaffold, palm_55x_up_171113_PBpolish2nd_filt_p 001820F, whole genome shotgun sequence harbors:
- the LOC120109110 gene encoding cytochrome P450 86B1-like, coding for MELMLQAFWSEITNNLRISDVAVVALALFVLSATARRLTEKGPMMWPVLGAIPTLFFHLSNVYDWATDAIARAGGTFPYRGMWFGGAHGVITVEPANIEYMLKIRFSNFPKGRYYRERFGDFLGDGIFNADDQGWRAQRRAATAEMHSGRFAEYSAETVRELVNRRLLVLLDRLSAAGQSVDLQDVFLRFTFDNICTAAFGVDPGCLAVDLPVIPFAKAFEQATELTLFRFIVPPFVWKIMKHLDVGSEKRLKVAIRTVHTFAEKTVSDRRAELRKLKGLDKRSDLLSRLMEAGVKEGGHGGMECNFSDKLLKDFCISFILAGRDTSSVALAWFFWLLHQHPQVEERILDEISETIKRRQDEVCRPDDNIVFTVEELKRMEYLQAALSESLRLYPSVPLDFKEVLEDDILPDGSVVKKGARVFYSIYSMARMERIWGKDCREFRPERWIKDGILVTESQFKYTVFNAGPRLCVGKKFAYMQMKMVAASILLRYRVEVVEGQEVKPKLTTTLYMKNGLRVTFSRREGLATLQ